A single region of the Mustela lutreola isolate mMusLut2 chromosome 2, mMusLut2.pri, whole genome shotgun sequence genome encodes:
- the GLT8D1 gene encoding glycosyltransferase 8 domain-containing protein 1, with protein sequence MSFRKVNIIILVLAVALFLLVLHHNFLGLSSLLRNEASDSGIVGFQPIDFVPNVPRQAVDGRQEEIPVVIAASEDRLGGAIAAINSIQHNTRSNVMFYLVTLNGTADHLRSWLGGSTLKSIRYKIVTFDTKLLEGKVKEDPDQGESVKPLTFARFYLPILVPSAKKAIYMDDDVIVQGDILALYNTPLKPGHAAAFSEDCDSASTKVVIRGAGNQYNYIGYLDYKKERIRKLSMKASTCSFNPGVFVANLTEWKKQNITNQLEKWMKLNVEEGLYSRTLAGSTTTPPLLIVFYQQHSTIDPMWNVRHLGSSAGKRYSPQFVKAAKLLHWNGHFKPWGRTASYSDVWEKWYIPDPTGKFSLIRRHMEISNTK encoded by the exons atgtCCTTCCGTAAAG TAAACATCATCATCCTGGTCCTGGCTGTTGCTCTCTTCTTACTGGTTTTGCATCATAACTTCCTCGGCCTGAGCAGTTTGCTAAGGAATGAGGCTTCAG ATTCAGGAATTGTGGGGTTTCAGCCCATAGACTTTGTCCCAAATGTTCCCCGACAAGCTGTAGACGGGAGACAAGAGGAGATTCCTGTGGTCATTGCTGCATCTGAAGATAGGCTCGGAGGGGCCATTGCAGCTATTAACAGCATTCAGCACAACACTCGCTCCAATGTGATGTTCTACCTTGTTACACTCAATGGCACAGCAGACCATCTCCG GTCCTGGCTCGGCGGCAGTACCTTGAAAAGCATCAGGTACAAAATTGTGACTTTTGACACTAAACTTTTGGAAGGGAAAGTAAAGGAGGATCCTGACCAGGGGGAATCCGTAAAACCA TTAACCTTTGCTAGGTTCTACTTGCCAATTCTGGTTCCCAGTGCAAAGAAGGCCATTTATATGGATGACGATGTAATTGTGCAAG GGGATATTCTTGCCCTTTATAATACACCACTGAAGCCAGGACATGCAGCTGCATTTTCAGAAGATTGCGACTCAGCCTCTACCAAAGTTGTCATCCGTGGAGCAGGGAACCAA TATAATTACATCGGCTATCTTgactataaaaaggaaagaattcgTAAACTTTCCATGAAAGCCAGCACCTGCTCATTTAATCCTGGAGTTTTTGTTGCAAACCTGACAGAATGGAAAAAACAGAATATAACCAACCAGCTGGAAAAATGGATGAAACTCAATGTAGA AGAGGGGCTGTACAGCAGAACGCTGGCTGGCAGCACCACCACACCTCCTCTGCTGATTGTATTTTATCAACAGCACTCTACCATCGACCCCATGTGGAACGTCCGCCACCTTG GTTCCAGTGCTGGAAAACGATATTCACCCCAGTTTGTAAAGGCTGCCAAGTTACTCCATTGGAATGGTCACTTTAAGCCATGGGGAAGAACTGCTTCCTATTCTGATGTCTGGGAAAAATGGTATATTCCAGACCCAACAGGCAAGTTCAGCCTGATCCGAAGACATATGGAGatctcaaatacaaaataa
- the SPCS1 gene encoding signal peptidase complex subunit 1: MARGGASGRSGLWETSASGAAAIPLLGSVGPWSCPRYRIPARAVPESWLPSPGCQPSQPVMLEHLSSLPTQMDYKGQKLAEQMFQGIIIFSAIVGFIYGYVAEQFGWTVYIVMAGFAFSCLLTLPPWPIYRRHPLKWLPVQDSGSEDKKPGERKIKRHAKNN; this comes from the exons AtggcgcggggcggggcctcgGGCCGTTCGGGTCTGTGGGAAACATCCGCTTCCGGGGCCGCGGCCATCCCACTGCTGGGCTCCGTAGGCCCCTGGAGCTGCCCGCGGTATCGGATACCGGCGCGTGCGGTCCCCGAGTCCTGGCTGCCCTCGCCCGGCTGCCAGCCTTCTCAGCCAGTCATGTTGGAGCATCTGAGCTCGCTGCCCACACAAATG GATTACAAGGGCCAGAAGCTAGCCGAACAGATGTTTCagggaattattattttttctgca ATAGTTGGATTTATCTACGGGTACGTGGCTGAACAGTTCGGGTGGACTGTCTATATAGTTATGGCCGGATTTGCTTTTTCGTGTTTG TTGACACTTCCTCCATGGCCCATTTACCGCCGGCACCCCCTCAAGTGGTTACCTGTTCAAGACTCAGGCTCAGAAGACAAGAAACCAGGGGAAAGGAAAATTAAGAGGCATGCTAAAAATAACTAA
- the GNL3 gene encoding guanine nucleotide-binding protein-like 3, translating to MKRPKLKKASKRMTCHKRYKIQKKVREHHRKLRKEAKKRGRKKPRKDPGIPNSAPFKEALLREAELRKQRLEELKQQQRLDRQKEQEKKRKLETNPGVKPSNLEPVKEEFGQGKAKDKPKSGKQNPKKLYCQELKKVIEASDVVLEVLDARDPLGCRCPQVEEAIIQGGQKKLVLILNKSDLVPKENLENWLNYLKKELPTVVFRASTNLKDKGKIVKHLKVRKRAPFQSEVCVGKDGLWKLLRGFQEAYGKAIQVGVIGFPNVGKSSIINSLKQERICNVGVSMGLTRCMQIVSLDKQITVLDSPSFIVSPLNSASALALRSPASIEVVKPVEAASAILSQADARQVVLKFTVPDFKNPLEFFTSLAQRRGLHRKGGSPNLEGAAKLMWSEWTGASLAYYCHPPTSWTPSPHINEGVATNMIQGLNLEELEKNNAHSIRTIRGPRLASSILFQSSGLTNGVIEEKDIPEELPKQKEKQQQEEGEDYSDQESVEEAAEKSSDMGGAEEDWEALPEESQADESALSYISDKMTEEEDDAYDFSTDYV from the exons ATGAAGCGACCGA AGTTAAAGAAAGCAAGTAAACGCATGACCTGCCATAAGCggtataaaatccaaaaaaag GTTCGAGAGCACCATCGAAAATTGAGGAAGGAGGCTAAAAAACGGGGTCGCAAAAAGCCTAGAAAAGACCCAGGAATTCCAAACAGTGCTCCCTTTAAAGAGGCTCTTCTTCGGGAAGCTGAGCTAAGGAAACAACGA CTTGAAGAACTAAAACAGCAGCAGAGACTtgacaggcagaaggaacaggaaaagaaaagaaaacttgaaactAATCCTGGTGTTAAGCCATCTAACTTGGAACCTGTGAAAGAG GAATTCGGGCAGGGCAAAGCTAAGGACAAACCCAAGTCCGGCAAACAAAATCCGAAGAAGTTGTATTGTCAGGAACTTAAAAAG GTGATTGAAGCCTCAGATGTTGTGCTGGAGGTGTTGGATGCCAGAGATCCTCTTGGTTGCAGGTGTCCCCAGGTAGAAGAGGCCATTATCCAGGGTGGACAGAAGAAGCTGGtacttatattaaataaatcag ATTTGGTACCAAAGGAGAATTTGGAGAACTGGTTAAATTATTTGAAGAAGGAATTACCAACAGTGGTGTTCAGAGCCTCAACAAATCTGAAGGACAAGGGCAAGATAGTCAAG CATTTGAAGGTAAGGAAGAGAGCTCCATTCCAAAGCGAAGTCTGTGTTGGAAAAGATGGCCTTTGGAAGCTTCTCAGAGGTTTTCAGGAAGCTTATGGCAAAGCCATTCAGGTCGGAGTAATTG GTTTCCCAAACGTGGGGAAAAGCAGCATCATCAATAGCTTAAAACAAGAACGGATATGTAATGTTGGTGTATCCATGGGGCTTACAAG GTGCATGCAGATTGTCAGCCTGGACAAACAAATCACCGTCCTAGACAGTCCAAGTTTCATCGTGTCTCCACTGAATTCTGCCAGCGCACTTGCTCTGCGAAGTCCAGCAAGTATTGAAGTGGTGAAACCAGTGGAGGCTGCTAGCGCCATATTGTCCCAGGCCGATGCTCGACAG gtggtaCTGAAATTTACTGTTCCAGATTTTAAGAATCCTCTGGAATTTTTTACATCCCTTGCTCAGAGAAGAGGACTGCACCGAAAAGGTGGAAGCCCAAATTTAGAAGGTGCTGCCAAACTGATGTGGTCAGAGTGGACAGG TGCCTCCTTGGCTTACTATTGCCATCCCCCTACATCCTGGACTCCTTCTCCACATATTAATGAGGGCGTTGCGACCAACATGATACAGGGCCTTAATCTGGAAGAACTGGAAAAGAACAATGCACACAGCATACGTA CTATCAGGGGTCCTCGTTTAGCCAGTAGCATCCTTTTCCAGTCTTCGGGTCTGACAAATGGAGTAATTGAGGAAAAGGACATACCCGAAGAACTgccaaaacagaaagagaagcagcagcaggaggagggggaggactACAGTGACCAGGAAAGTGTTGAAGAAGCTGCT GAAAAGAGCTCAGACATGGGTGGGGCAGAAGAGGACTGGGAGGCACTGCCTGAAGAGTCTCAAGCAG ATGAGTCAGCACTATCTTACATCTCAGATAAAATGACTGAAGAGGAAGATGATGCTTATGACTTCAGTACAGACTATGTATAA